A genome region from Populus alba chromosome 5, ASM523922v2, whole genome shotgun sequence includes the following:
- the LOC118061958 gene encoding L-ascorbate oxidase homolog: MPLNLACKPAVLCTFLCLTVSLLSVVKAEDPYRFFDWNVTYGFIYPLGVRQQGILINGQFPGPDIHSVTNDNLIINVYNSLDEPFLLSWNGIQQRRNSYEDGVFGTTCPIPPGKNFTYILQVKDQIGSFYYFPSLGFHKAAGGFGGIRILSRPRIPVPFDDPAGDYTILIGDWYMSNHTKLKAILDSGRKLPFPAGILINGRGRGGYSLTVEQGKTYRLRISNVGLQNSLNFRIQNHKMKLVEVEGTHTLQTTYSSLDVHVGQSYSVLFTADQPGQDYYIVVTSRFTAPVVLNTTGILHYSNSAGPVSGPFPGGPTTQIDWSLNQARSIRTNLTASGPRPNPQGSYHYGMINTTRTIIVANSAGQVNGKQRYGVNSVSFIAPDTPMKLADYFKIQGVFKENSISDRPYGGGLYLDTSVLTLPYRAFVEIVFQNNEDIVQSWHLDGYSFFVVGMDGGQWTTASRNQYNLRDGVSRCTIQVYPKAWTAIYIPLDNVGMWNLRTEFWARQYLGQQFYLRVYTDSTSLRDEYPIPKNALLCGRASGRHTRPL, translated from the exons ATGCCGCTCAACTTAGCGTGCAAACCTGCAGTACTCTGCACGTTTTTGTGTCTCACAGTGTCTCTTCTTTCAGTTGTGAAAGCTGAAGATCCTTACAGGTTCTTTGACTGGAATGTTACTTATGGTTTCATCTACCCTCTTGGTGTTCGTCAACAG GGTATTCTTATCAATGGACAATTCCCAGGCCCTGATATTCACTCTGTTACCAATGACAACCTCATTATCAATGTCTATAACAGCTTAGACGAACCTTTCCTCCTCTCCTG GAATGGAATTCAACAGAGGAGAAATTCATACGAGGATGGTGTTTTTGGAACTACATGCCCAATTCCTCCAGGAAAGAACTTTACATACATCCTCCAAGTCAAGGATCAAATAGGAAGTTTCTACTACTTCCCATCCCTTGGATTCCACAAGGCTGCCGGTGGATTTGGAGGAATTAGAATCCTCAGTCGACCACGAATTCCGGTGCCTTTCGATGATCCTGCCGGCGATTACACCATTCTTATTGGAGATTGGTATATGTCCAATCACACG AAATTGAAGGCTATATTGGACAGTGGCAGGAAGCTCCCCTTCCCTGCTGGAATCCTCATCAATGGTCGTGGACGCGGTGGCTATTCACTCACTGTTGAACAAG GAAAAACTTACAGGCTGAGAATATCAAATGTTGGGTTGCAAAATTCCCTCAACTTCAGGATTCAAAACCACAAGATGAAGTTGGTAGAGGTGGAGGGAACACATACTCTCCAAACTACCTACTCCTCTCTCGATGTTCATGTTGGCCAGTCTTATTCTGTTCTCTTTACAGCTGACCAACCTGGCCAAGACTATTATATTGTGGTTACCTCTCGGTTCACTGCTCCGGTCGTCCTCAACACCACTGGTATTCTACACTATAGCAACTCTGCTGGCCCAGTCTCTGGTCCATTCCCCGGTGGACCAACCACACAAATTGACTGGTCACTCAACCAGGCCCGCTCTATCAG GACTAATCTTACTGCAAGTGGACCAAGGCCAAATCCACAAGGTTCATACCACTATGGAATGATCAACACTACCAGAACTATCATAGTGGCAAATTCAGCTGGTCAAGTCAATGGCAAGCAGAGATATGGAGTCAATAGCGTGTCCTTTATTGCACCAGACACTCCCATGAAGCTCGCAGACTACTTCAAAATTCAGGGAGTTTTCAAGGAGAATAGCATATCTGACAGACCTTATGGTGGAGGATTGTACCTGGACACGTCAGTTCTGACTCTTCCTTATCGAGCATTTGTGGAAATTGTATTCCAAAACAATGAGGACATTGTGCAGAGCTGGCACCTTGATGGTTACAGTTTCTTTGTTGTTGG TATGGATGGAGGACAGTGGACAACAGCTAGCAGGAATCAATACAATCTTCGCGATGGAGTTTCTCGATGCACTATTCAG GTATATCCCAAGGCCTGGACTGCTATATATATTCCGCTCGACAACGTGGGGATGTGGAACTTGAGGACAGAATTCTGGGCACGTCAATACCTCGGTCAACAATTTTACTTGCGAGTTTATACAGATTCAACCTCACTCAGGGACGAATACCCCATTCCAAAGAATGCACTTCTTTGTGGTAGGGCAAGTGGTCGACATACAAGACCTCTGTAA